CCTGTAACCCCGGAGACGAAATCATTACCGCAGGGGGCCAGAGATGGTGGTCTTACCTTGCTTGGAGACGAACTGTGAGGCTACACCGACCTCGAATGAGGCAAATAATGGGGAGTGGTCACTGGTCATGATGTCATTAGTGCAACCTGCAGGTTGGAAAGTTTGGCCAGATGAGTCTCACTAGATATCATTGCCAGGGTTTGCACTCAGAACAGAAATATCAAAACAAGAATGGTGAAAGTGTGCAGCAGGCGGTGAGATAACACGACTCTAATCCCTACAGCTGTATTTTTTCGTTAGACCCTCCCTCTTTGTTAAATGCATTCGCCCTCGCCTAtgatacccccccccccctttagtCAGCTCAGTTTCGAGCTGCAGAGAGTGTAGTACAAACACTTGCATGGGTTGAGTTATTTCCCTAAAGTGATCTTAACTTCATATTAACACTGACAGGTAAATCTTTTCCATATCATCTCTTGATCGTTTTTCCTTGGTATTTTTCAGGAAAAACCTTTGTTGGTGAAATTAATGTGTTATAAAAActgagcaaataaaaaaaaatgtaagcctGCCTTAAGATGTCAAACTTTTGCTATTGCCTGACCAATAATGGATTTTTAAGGCTGATCTAATATTGATATTTAAGGTTTTTATGAATTTGGACGATGCTCTGAGTGGAACATTTCGCAATATAAGTCAATGTTCAGTGATCACTGGTGAACAAACCATGCAATAATCCTGTCAGGGACCCTGGCCTTCAAAAAACGAATCTCTTATAGATATTAGAAAGCTATTTTAAGAACTGCTATGCAGTAATGACAGACCCTGTAGAATCCACCGTTCCATAAAGGCTCTCCAATGACTCACCATATGCTTGGCAGACAACATGAACCAGGGGGTATGACTTCCAGAGGACACGATCACACCATGAGGGCAAGTTGTATTTTGTCTGTAGAGTTAAAGACATGATACAAACATAAAGGCTGATGACAAGCTTTTCCCAGACACAGCTTTAAAAGATTTTAAGTATTAAAAAGCATCACGGAGGCTATGTTATTTCTGGTATAAACTATGATCGAACATTCTTACTGTTATGGATCAATTAAAGAGATCAGAATGTGTGAGGTTCAATACGTCTAAAGGGAAGAGTGTTAAATTGATCCGGGTGCCTGTAGATGACTTGTGTCATACATTTTTTACGAGGATATATCTTCACATGGAGTTTATGACATAGATGGCTGAAAGTGAAAGCCATGTTCTGTGTCAAAGGAAAGTTATGTTCAATGGTGTAGTTGCTTTTACGGTTTCTGCACGATGGGGCATGTCAGGAGTCAGGGACAAGACATCTGACGAACACACAAGCTTACCCCTGTGGCTTTGGCCTTTGTGTAGGCGTACTTCTCTCGCGTGTCTCTTTCAAAGCGATAAGTTGGTGGAAACGTAATTTCGTCCTCATCTACAGTCATAATGAAATCATTGTTAAGAAgactggttttattttgtatgtacgCTGACAACTTGTCTTTGCCTCTTGTGGTTAAAAAGTGTATtggaaaacactttatttattattctgacagaaaaacataatcTACCAAAACTTTAACAGGTGGGCAAAACATTCCTTTCTCACCAGGCATTACGTTTTTCCCACCTGTTTGAGGCAtagcatttatatattttaaaaacctgtTCATAAGTCACATATCAACAGAGTAGATTTTCTCAATTGCCTTTTTTAGGAATTAAAAAAGCACATACAGCAAGTTTCCACACATTGCTGTAAGTATTATCAAAGGCTCACCGAAATGCAAGAAGACCTTTCCATCATTCCTCTCCGTGTTGAGCTGGTCTCTACCGAGCAGGTCCTGGTACTGCTGCTGTCTGATCTTTGTCACAATGTTTTCAGCTTCCTGTGAAGGGAAACAGAGAAGTGACATTCCTGCCTCAAAATGTTAGCAGCTGAAAATGTAGACACCTGACATCCAGCATGCTCTTTTACTGTATATACCATTAAATGAGAGCAAtgcacacattttacaaaaacaatttatTAAACAGTCATAGATTACATAATTAGCATTTTGTTATTAAGATGTATATCAACACAAAAGTATTATATTCGGTGGTAGCACATACCTTGATTTACATCATACtacattattttgtgtttgtgttgcttctATACAGCAAACTGCAATCCCACACTTACTGTGGACGGGAACTCAACGCGGTAGTTCAAATCCCCGAGCCAGAAGAGGTGTGTGAAGCGGTGTGTGATGTCAAACGGATTGAGCTTCTTATCCCCCAGATTCAGAAACCGCAGGATGTTGGTGTAGTTTTGATTGCGTCTGCAAATACATTCAGATGTATTGCATGAATGTCgacaataaataatatcattGCTTGAATGTgttgaatgaaacaaaataaagcgTATATGTTTCTTTAACCTCCAGTAAGTTAGTGAAAAAGCTAAAGTCCTCGACAACTCTGTAACCCTTAGCTACATAATCTAAAAGCAGTAGTGACTAACTATTGTTATAAAAATACACCGCCAAGGGCATTATAACTTAATATTGCAGACATCCCAGTATCAACTCTTGTAATGGTGGCTAAAGCAGTTAAACAGGGTGCTCACGGGACCAAATCAGCAAAAGGCGAAGTTAGCTAGTTAGAGCTACTGGGAAGTCCACAAACAGCATGCTTCTATCTTTCAATTAAATCTACTCGTAACGTAATCTGCATGTTTAAGTGCATCTGCTGTTTTAagggaaaatgtgtatttgtacatttgtgccACTGTCGGTAAAAGGCAAGGAAAGCCGAGGAAGTGGTCCAATCTAATACATTCTCTGCctggagaccactggacatcagtaagAACCATCACTACCAGGCTGTAACGGCCAGGCTTCTGGAGTAACTGTAATTTGTAAGGTGATTATGTAATCAGGttacaaaaaaaggtaattgtacttgctaataaataaaaaaagatgtaatcagataatttatacatttctaaaaattgGGGATTAGCCTACTAGCAGGATTAAAGTGTTAGTAAAAACCTTAAAAAGAGCATATAGTGTGTgtagtaaaggatcagatgttgtctctcctctcagctgttctgttctgtaggctaacactttcagagtgaatctatactactgcctgaatctgctttatggttttcactcTCTTTGgatcatttgttctgtttttaattcagcaggtgaacctatgaTCATAGTGTGTGCTCCTAAATGTATGTATTCAACTAATATGGAGAATTTCCTGttagctcagattttattttgctttattagTAAGTGCTCATGTGCTTTGCACTTTCATTGTTAGCATACGATAATATTACCTGTGTAGCACACATGATACAGAGGGGAATCAATTCTTTATTAAAACACCAAACACGTATTTGTGTTATGTCCCCCCAAGATACAAGTCGATACTAGTTTTATGAACTTGTAATAAATCATGATTAATCACAGGATTATTATTTAGATTAAgacaatttcatttttgtatcaATTGACACTAATTAATAAACAATACTTTAACAAAATGATTGAAGGTTAAAAAAGGAGCTATTTTCTTTATACAGTATTGACACACGTCTACAATTATTCAACTGAACTTATTATTATGATGTATTCAGTAAGTGCTTGATAATCCTTTACTAGATTTTGTCAATTTAAGTAGAAGCATCTGCAGAGCTTCTCTCCTGTTCCTTCTGGCTTCAACAACCTCCACTTTTAATGCCTAGGCACTTCGTATGTATGACACCGGGAGGCAAATACCTTTCAAAGAAACTGAAATTATAGCTTTAGTTTTATCAGTTTATATTGTTACAGATAAATGTAGACTAGCTGGCTTTGTTCTCTGTTACCAACCTGAGCTTCTTCTCACTTCCAGAGGTCAGGTGACTGTTGACAAAGCCAAAGGATGTACCGTTGAACATGAAGGAAACTCCCACCGCTCCCTTGTTTCCTAcaaaacatcagaacatcagtgATGAGTAATTGTTTAATAAGAGGACATTAAATTGCTTGTATTAGAGTTGCATTGCTAACCCAGAGTGTTGGCGATCCCCGTCTTCACACTGTCTGAGAAAATGTGGGAGATCCTGTTTTCATGCTCAGGCTTGGCCAGGACCACAATCCGAATGTTCCACAGAGTGTGGATCGCCACCTGGATGTGAGAAGATGAGGTAAAGCATCGGTGCTCTGCTTGTGCATTCAGTTGTTTCTTTCTAACTTTTTGTAGTCACCTACTTGTTTAAAACTGATGTTTGTGATTTTCCTCAGGACACCTTTCACTGTGTCTGCCCACTCCCTCTCGCCCAAAGGATCCTCCTGTGATCCGATGACGTAGAAATCATGCGGGATGTGGTCTGCAGTGTCGTCTCGTGTCTTCCCTTGACCCTTGCACTGAAACCAGGAGTCGATGTTGTGGGGAGGACCAGCATTTCCTGCAGGATTATAGTGAAGTATCTTTATTTCCTGTTACAATTTAATCATGAATTCacattatttcaaacatttaagatTGTTACCCATGTTCCAGGTGCCAACAAACACTGTGATCATGTCTGGTTCAAGCTTTTCAGAGTGCTTGTTCTTCATCTGTTGAAGAAGTTGGCAAAATCCTTCCCTTTTCTGGCGggacacaaacatttaaaatgtgatttcttaaaatgaatgcattaaaCATTATATCTGATGAGTTACTTGTGGTGGAAAACTTTAGGCCCTGATAAGTTATATCGTAATCAGCTTCTTACTATTACCAAAGGGCTTCTACATgaacaaacaaatatcaaaacCGTTTTGGTTGTATCAAATATAatttctatttatgtttttatctaAGCTTCTCAATGTGTTGTGCTGAGAGTTCTGGATTTAATGCTAATGAAAGCCATCCTAATGTGTCATAATTGATATTTAAACACATCTAGGGGACTTAAAATAGACCAGGAAAAAGCTAATTGATCAGAGGTTTGTTACCTTTGTGTCATCAAAAACAAACTCTTTACGCAAAATCTTCTCTTTCTCCGTCTCCGCCACGATCACAAGTTTGGCGTGCATTTTCTGAGATTTCACCAACTGCAGGACTGAAAAAGAATCATAGAACTCTGAATAAACAAGTCGTGCTGATGGTTTACAGCAGATGGTGAGAGACTAAGATTGACGGCCTTGTATGTGAAGGTGTACAGACCCTGCTAAAATGGGTCAGTTTGGAATAAAGCAGAATGACCGTTGCTGGAGCCACATTGCTTGCAGggctaaaaatacaaaagaataaGGTTAGAGCACGATGGGATTTCTTACTTTTGTTGTGCACAAAAAACTTGTCTTCAGGCCCATCTTTTGACTTCTTTAAGTAGAGCTTCCCGCTTTCAACATCTACTTTCAGGAACATCTTCATGGAAATACCCAGAGATTCTTGCTTGACCTGCAAGTGAACGAGGAAACGGGAAAAACAAGAAACCTTTAGACATTGCATATAATTCAATTACTGcaatgttgttaataaagtaGTTTAATGAAGCACCTCAAACGTAACAAGCGGTATGAGAGATTTCCTGTGCCCCCCTTCATACCCAACCGATTCAAACATAGAGCTTTTAGCCTGAAGAGAAAATAGAGAAGTCCTTTGTCATCTGTAACTCACTTCAACTGTTGGTATGTCAATAAACAAGATGTTCCTGGTCAGTTGGCAAAGTGATCCACAGTACCTTATCTTCTATTGAGTAGAGCAGTTTAGTCAGTTGCTCAAGCCTAAAGGTTACCGATTGACCTAAATCACCGGAGATCTGAAATTTAAGGAAATAATAAATCATGGCACGGAcgtttttctgtgtgtggatTTTGTTACAGATGGTTAAGGGTAAAACTCACTTGTTTGAGTCCGATCCCCGGGGAAAGCTGTTGGTCCATCGTTCTATGGAAGACCTCCAAAACTGGCAGGATGCGGGATATTTCACTGTCTCACAATAAAGGGCAGACAAATCAGCCTCTTCATTGTAATCTATATAATGTATTTGCCAAATGTCCACACGGACCTTCACAGTACATTGAGTCCCCACTGTAAGAGCAgatagagctgcagagacagcagcagagagaatcTGTCCTGTGTAGCACACATCATACTGAGGGCAACCACAGCCGCCCTCTGACAGAAGCTTTGtccatgatttatttaaatctctCCTCAGTTtctcatgcatttctttattaaaacaccACATTAGTATTTGTTTGATATCTCCCCAAGACACATGTTTATACTAGTATTTAAACTTGTTATGAATCATGAATAATTACAGATCAATATAGTGATTAATGCGATTAAACGTCATGTTTCTACAGTAGCACACAAGGGAAGAACCAAACTCCGGTTCTAGAAATGGCCTTATGTTCCTTCACATTTCACTGTAGTATGTTCTCCGAacgaaaaaataaataaaagatgtcatttaaaaaaagttccaAACCAATAGTGGTACATTAAATGCTGTTGAATAACTTGTAaacctttacttttaaaaagtggtGTATCCTCCTATTAGAACCATTTTGAGTCCCTTTCAGCTTCTTGAAATTAAGCATACCAGGTGACGTCAACACCTCCCTGAAGGTCCAGGGCTTGGGGTGTGTGGGGACATTAGGACTTGGCAATTCTGTTGACTGGTAACTGTACCTGTTTAGATTCTTGCAGATTGCCATTGTCAGCTTATTTAGCCCAGGGAGGCTAGGGAAACCATTCTGAACTTGTTCCGCATCCAGACTGACTGAGGTCCGGAAGTATTCTTGGATAGCCAGTTGATGCTCCTctggtattctggaaatgtaaaacacagtaaaaatgtaaaaactgtttCATTATTCAAGCCACCTCATTTAATCACTGAACAGTGTTACATCCCAGATCACAAACATATGACTCATTGTACACTGTGTATACTGCCAGTGCAGGATTAATTATCTGGTTAAACACAACACTGCAAATTCTGTAAATGTGTCCATACGTGGACAAGTCCATATGCTGCAGTCTCATCAGGTAGGTTTCTGATAAGGAATTGGAGTCACTTTCTCTCACTTCGTTGCCAGCGAAGTTCCTGGGTGGAAGCTGCGGTGGAAGAATCTGGGATTCTGCAGAGATGTAAAGGATGTTTAGGAATTGTAAAATCTTAAATCTTTATATGTTTCACATTGGCTCcaccaaacaaatgaataagaAGTTACTTGACCTGGCTCCTCGtctacctcctcctccctaTGGACAGGGTACTGCAGATGAGTGACCAGACCCATGTTGGGACTGTAATATGCCTCCACCAGCTCAGTTAAGAAAGAGAAGAACCTGATAGGAACTCCTTCAGATGCCTGAAGAGCAGATCATAGCAGACACATCATTCACCTCATTGCGCAGAAGAACTGACATTACATGGTGGGCTGTTGTTTTCTGGAagacctttgtttttttttgttcccaGACCAAGAGACACAATCTTTTAGTTTTACTTCCCAAGTGACGTCAATTGTACCGTCTGTGGCTTCCTCCAGCAGACTAGATCTGCATTCATGTCATCAGCTAAGTTCCTgaagcagctgtgtgtgcagtCCAAAGAGTTTCAACAGATTGAACGGTTGACATTGCAGTCACTTTAACATTTATGTATTCTTTTTCTGaccatttgttttcatcttgCTTCAGACACACAATTGTTTGACTTGTTCTAAAGCAAACCAGCTCTAATGTCATGCCAGTTTCAACATTGTATTCTAAAACCCCAGACTGCCATTACACATTAAATGATCCAAAACTTTTGTTGTTACTATTTTTTGCATCACAGATAGCGCCTGCTTACTTTGGAAAAACAGGTGCCACTACTACTTAAACAGCCAGCATGCATGCAGGTTCACAGATCTTGCACAAGATCTATTATTTTGATGGTAGCACCCTAGGATAGGCTTATTTTTGGTAAATGTGCATGTTCCAATACAATAACACTTTTAATACATCTATGTTTCTAAGCAGATGGTACTCAATTATATTTGCCGGTTTTAACACACAAGTGCAGAGGGCTTTCACTTCCTTTAGGTGgttgtcatttaatttaaatgtggttAAGAAACACAGCAGTTCTCAGCTataaatgtgattcattttgagaaaaaaaagggtgaaatACTGCAGATGTGACAGTCATGGTTTTGAGCTAAATGTTAATGGCAGCGTGCTAAAATGCTCATAACAGCAATGTGAACATGCTGATGctaaacatgtttattgttaTGGTTTCATTTGAgattgttagcatgctaacatttccTTATTAGTACTAAACCCAAAATGCAGCTGAGGTATTTAGGATTTGGTCATAAACCAGTGTGGAACAAATTGAGATCATGTGATCACCAAAATATTTCCATTCATCCAGGAAGGCATGAACACAATCGCAGGTCAATCCTTTTCAGTTGAGATGTTTAAGTCCAAAGTAGTGAAATGAACAACCGACAAACACTGCTATCCAAAGAGCCATGTCCTTAGCATGGTTAAATAAAGAATGATGCTACAGGCCAAAGGACGGCTGTAACCAATAACTGTCTCAAAATACATGTGGGGATGCAGCATCAAAATTAAAACCCTTTATCTTCACAATCATATAGACATACATCCATGTATTTGTTGTTAATACTAATCATTCTATAAGCATAATCATTCAACAGAGTTTGGAACAGAATAATGGAGGCTTTTGTGAAACTGTCAACCCACCTGGACAGAGAGCTGCTTGTCCTCATTTGGCAGGATTCTGTATGTGTACACACAGTTCTGGTATCTGTGgttaataaagataataaaatgcaaatgtttgtcACTGGAATATGACATGCATTGTAAGGTCAAAGAAAGTGAATACTGGCTGATAGTGTTTTAATGAGTTCAGCAGGTGATCTAAACTGAatgtaaagcattttaaatgaatgcctCTATTTAAAACTTATGAGTTGGCACAGTATGCAAATAAAGGGGAACTAGTCTTGCTTTTGAGAGAGTACATGCAGAAAATGTGATATGACACATTGAAGAATAGAAGGGGGAAATGTAACCTTTAATCATGTTATATTACATATGCTCACAGTTGGATGTTAAGAGTAGTTTATTCTTAAACCTGATTCCAAAAACATTCAATCTTAATCACGGTGTTATTCTTCAAACAGTAAGGATAATATAGCATCTGATGAAGGTTTTTTCAAACAATAATCATGGTCCACTCTAtgaaactgcatttaaaataaaatgtgaacttACAGAACACAGAGGGCATACGCTCCCTGTACGGACTCACTAGCCCGGATAAGGAAACTTCCATCTCTTGCTGCTTTGGAAAGTAGATCCTCAGCTTTGGATCTACTTATTGTACCATGGCACCAGGGTTGATAGGTCTGCATCCTGTTTCTCAGCGGAGAGCCGGAGCTCAAGAGTTTTGCATCTGCTCTCAAACAGTAGTCTTGCAAACCGAAGTAGACTCAGTTTTTCTTTCTGGCTATTTCCATCTTTTAATGGTGCGTACTTCAAATGTctatctttcaaatgttcatcctCTGCCCCTGAAAGCTGCAAAAGGAAACTGCTACTAGCTAGGCTCTGAACTTCCTTATTTGAGAGGTAAAGAGAGGAGGGCCCTGGTACGCCTGCCCTGCCTGTTATATGACATATCTCCACAGCTGTAACTGGAAGTACATACTTTCACTCTCTAAGTAGAAATCTTTGTTAAGTTATGTTAATGATTAACCAGCATTCCCTCTTTAGTTTCTGTACACCTGTTTGTTAATGTGAACCATGCAGAAAATAGTACAGACAtttgtaaaaactaaaaatgaaaaagggaagtaacaaaaatgtgtcaaacacGATTCCATTTTCatagtcaaaacatttcttgacAATTGTGCTTGCAAAGAAATTCAATCTATAAGGAGCTTTAATTGGTTCACTGATGCTTTTTTAATGGCGGGATCTCATTTTACCTAAAGTAAAGCAAGTGCTCATATTCACTCAGAACCCCAACTTGTGTCTGATTGAATACTGTTTGATCGTACCATATGAAATAGAAGAGCAAAGggttttatgaaaatgtatatgttcAGAAAATACAAGTTTAGAGTGGCTTGCCATGTTCATGTGGTGGACAGGAAGTGTTGCAGAAATAAGAGGAGGAAAATAAGCTGCTCACAAACCACAACATGTGTCACATGACACAAAAAGAGAACTGCACAGTGACAAGTCCCTGCAGCTTGGAGGTTTCTGTCCTGCACTAGAAATAGATTTCTCACTTTCACAGAGCGCAGGTCAAATcttcacatatacagtatgagagTTTAGAGAAGACACATGATCTCATGCACAGGGAATTCGAAAACTTTACTGAGTTATTATTTACAACTTAAAGttacaaagtacatttataaTTCACATTTAACTAATTTCTGTCTCAAACCTCTTCTGCAGATGACTTCAAGCCAGATGGACTCACAGAAAAACAGGATTAATAGTTTGTCATGCCATAGTGCAATATCAAAACATGtgtacaaaacaataaatgcaTAGCATATTAAGTTAGGAAGTTGGATAATAAAAAAGCATATGTACAATGAAGATTTGTCTAGCAAAAATGAAGTAAGAAAGTCATGGAAAATAGATTTGTTATTAGGATTAAAAGTATACcttatattaaaacaataccAAGAGTTTatagccatgctagcagctctgagAGACTGCACCGGAATAgtggtgctttgagctaaatgctaacataaGCATGCTAACTTACTCACAATGATGGTACTCACATGCCTGACAGGTACACTCTCAACATTGATTATCATCCTGTTTTGGAGTATtggcattcaaaatgttactaatTAGCATCAAAAGCAAATCTAAGGCTATTGGGGATGTATCATGTTTTGTATTGGTCAAACAGGTATTCACTCTCAGTGGAACATGAAAGTGAgtaccaaaatatattttgttctgGACCAAAAGTGTGTCCAACTACTAATCATAGCTCTCTTTTTGGAAACTTATTCTGAAACCCAATGAACCATTGACCTGAGAGCCCATTTGCCTATCTGTtacccaaaaaacaaacaccaaatgCCAATTGCTCCAGAACACTCTTCCTGAAAAACAGAAGGACATGGCTAAATAATATGAAGAAAGGCAACATTGGACCTTTCGGAAAAAAAACTTTCTTTactgcctctgattggctagaACTTATCGCCTTTGTTGATTGGGTTGGTAAGGTTTAGCCATGAGGATTGAGACTGGTTAGTGCTAAGATAGTATATGAGGCtaagccaatcagaggcagagtAGGGCAGGTCGTGTCTTGAAGCTAAAAACATTGCGTCAGAGAAGGTCTGATGACCTCATCATACATAATATTTAACAATGTGGTTCTGTTTGTTGCGTGGGTAGAACATTTCTTTGGCGTTCTCGAAAAAATGAGATTTTAGTCCAAAGAAAAATGTTCAGACGGATTGGTTTTTTGAATAACGCTCATTGCTACAATAGCCTGGCAGCCCATATTTGGGGTTTTGCTGCTTGGTTGACTAAAACCATCTATCATTACATCAATACAATCACATTATAACTTCAAGATGAATCAGTTATGAACTATTCACACTATCTCAGTTTGGTGTGTTAGCACTTAGAGCTACTAAACCTGCTGGTCATTAATCAAAAAACTTTGTCTAGTGATCAAGGATGTCTGCAATTTTGTGGCAATTCCTCTAATAGCTAACTGACCAGGAAACCTTGCCATGCCCAGAGCCACAATGCAAGCATggctaaaaacacattatatatatatatatatattttttttaacgcaTTAGGAAGTAACAAGTCACATTTGGCATAGGATACGgttacaaaaaatatacattaagaGTTGACTATGTACAGATTTGAACATTTGGTGTTTAACACAAAAATTTGAAGCTTGTGGAAATAATCACAGGTAGGTGGAGCCTTACCTCACAGACCGTGATGGCTCTGAGAGTGAGGGCTAGTGTGTAGGAGGCTCCTGTTGACCTTAAAGGCACTTTCAATATGTCAAAAAGGCTGCAGACTTTGGTTGTGGGATCACCTGGGGGTAGAAGATGGCAAAAAGAAATGCTCCTGGAATTATAATCTAACTACTTGTTTggcttattttctttaaaacagagAACCTGCAACATTTTCTTCAACAACTCTCACATATAGCTGAGCAAAGTTTGCCCTGTCTAGGTAACATGAGTTCACACAGTGCTGCCTGAGGCCTTATATGGAGTCCTCGCATGCTCCTGCTCGTACACAGGCATCACTTACAGTCTCTCAGGGTGCATTGGGCATGGGGTGGAGACTAGAACTGGGACATGGAGGCCAGAGAAGAACATCAACCACATTGTGAAATGGGCCTGAATAAGGAAATTCATCTACCGGTATATCAAACAATGTTCCAGatcaaattcaaatgtattttgctCAAAACTCAGACTTTGCACTGACAGAGCTCTCGTGTGTTCCCTTTAACTCTCCACTGGTGGCTGCTGACACTCCCGCCTGATCTTTGCAAAATAATCGCATTAGTGTTCCGCGGAACTTCTCCGCTCCAAACAGGTAGATTAGCGGGTCCAGGGCACCGTTCAGGCAGGTGAGGGATGAGGTGAGGCGGTTGGCCAAGCTCAAGCCTCTGCGCTTCTGGCAGGAGACGTCAGGGTGGTTATAGCCCAGGATAAAAGTGGCCCTGCTCACATGATAAGGCAGAAAACACACTACATAGATGAGCATGACCAGGCCAATTGTGCGCAGGGCCCTCAGCTTGAGGGCAGGCTCTAACCTGGAGCCCCGATGCAGGCTATAAATGATGAGCAGGTAACAGGACAGGGTGGTGAGGAAAGGTGGGGTGAAGGCCACAGCCAGGGAGATCAGAGCATTGCGCGAGGCCTTCTCTCTGTacagctgcaaacacactgTCATGCCATCTACATCTGCCGTCTGGTTGGTGATGAGCAGTGGCGCCATGGAAACAGTAACCAGGGCCCATAGAGAGAAGCTGATGATGTGAGCGTAGCGGGCACGACGAACCTTTAGAGACCTCACAGCATGAACCACAGCCAAGTAGCGATCCCCCGCCACACAGGCCAGGAAGTACAGGCTGGCGTACatgttgacaaaaaataaaaaccctgcCAACCTGCATGGCACCTCGCCAAAGGGCCAGTGGCCCCCTGTGAGGTGGTAGGTGGCCCTCAGGGGGAGGATGATGACATATGATAAGTCTGCCACAGCCAGATGAATCAAGAAGACATTTGCTGGAGATGAAGCGCCACGCTGGTGAGAGAAGATCCAGAGGGCAAGGCTGTTACCGTTCAGCGCCAGGAAGAAAACCAGGATGTAGAAG
This DNA window, taken from Eleginops maclovinus isolate JMC-PN-2008 ecotype Puerto Natales chromosome 9, JC_Emac_rtc_rv5, whole genome shotgun sequence, encodes the following:
- the gpr17 gene encoding uracil nucleotide/cysteinyl leukotriene receptor — its product is MESATMDLSSVLSNQSSESCAPVDTTVENTLFGCFYILVFFLALNGNSLALWIFSHQRGASSPANVFLIHLAVADLSYVIILPLRATYHLTGGHWPFGEVPCRLAGFLFFVNMYASLYFLACVAGDRYLAVVHAVRSLKVRRARYAHIISFSLWALVTVSMAPLLITNQTADVDGMTVCLQLYREKASRNALISLAVAFTPPFLTTLSCYLLIIYSLHRGSRLEPALKLRALRTIGLVMLIYVVCFLPYHVSRATFILGYNHPDVSCQKRRGLSLANRLTSSLTCLNGALDPLIYLFGAEKFRGTLMRLFCKDQAGVSAATSGELKGTHESSVSAKSEF